ATCATGTATTTTCCTTGGCCAACAaactttcctccttcattctgcTCAGAATCTATGAGGCTCAGCCAAGGCAAGCTCCTGGAGTTCATCTTGCTCATATTTTATGCAAGGTCTTTCTACAGGGGTCCCAGGTTCCAAAGCAGTCTGACCAACAATTTTTAGTTTCACAGTCTTAATTTTCCATGTGTTCTCCCTAAAAGGGCAGCGGATGAGGCCAAAGATTTGCTCAAAGATGCCCAAGCAACAAGTATTTCTATGAACTGTGCCAGCTACTGCCACTGCAACTAACCCATGTGTTGAAACAACACACTTCAGGCCACCAGCATTCAAATTGGGGTTCAGGTAGAGGTATTCTTCTTTCACCAATGACAGTAAACGAAGGCTCACCAATTCTGCACCTGAATACTCTTCAACATTTTGTTCTGATGTGTTGTAACAAAATTTTAGTATTACATCATCCCAGAAGTGTTGTGGCCCCCATTCTTTTGGTGATTCTCCATACAATGGATTTTGAGAATTCAGCATAGCAAAAAACCACTGACaaaattcttttcccaaactgTGATACTCTTTGTCTTCTTGTTGCTTGTCTCCTCCTTGCTTgtctcctcctttcccttcctcctcttcctcctgtatctgcaaaacaaagcagggctttttattTCAGAAATAACAAAAGGTGTGTTGGATTCTTTCCATACAGACAGATGGAAATGACCCACAATCATACAGACCAATTTCAGCAATTTCATCCCGACTGCCCAtttcatccctgcctgttcaataatgttgttgttttcatttaacactatacagtctccagtgtcatttcaaaacaggaagagggctcctgctttccccccaacaaatgtctgggctgggctaaaaagccaaaataatAACTGCTTATCAGAGTGGGatacaaaaagaactttaaaaccacaaaagGAGACATGCTACTTAGGGGCTACTCATCTAAAG
The DNA window shown above is from Eublepharis macularius isolate TG4126 chromosome 3, MPM_Emac_v1.0, whole genome shotgun sequence and carries:
- the C3H3orf38 gene encoding uncharacterized protein C3orf38 homolog isoform X1 produces the protein MASAGAGMSEREQNGCRELLKLLNTDDLIALTDTVTNRLVQPDNRQEAIRAILLYSQSAEELLKRKKVFRDTIFRYLASKGVIVPPASEKHQLIDHAKQYWCERLQDCDTELKCEKPTVKIQEEEEEGKGGDKQGGDKQQEDKEYHSLGKEFCQWFFAMLNSQNPLYGESPKEWGPQHFWDDVILKFCYNTSEQNVEEYSGAELVSLRLLSLVKEEYLYLNPNLNAGGLKCVVSTHGLVAVAVAGTVHRNTCCLGIFEQIFGLIRCPFRENTWKIKTVKLKIVGQTALEPGTPVERPCIKYEQDELQELALAEPHRF
- the C3H3orf38 gene encoding uncharacterized protein C3orf38 homolog isoform X2 gives rise to the protein MASAGAGMSEREQNGCRELLKLLNTDDLIALTDTVTNRLVQPDNRQAIRAILLYSQSAEELLKRKKVFRDTIFRYLASKGVIVPPASEKHQLIDHAKQYWCERLQDCDTELKCEKPTVKIQEEEEEGKGGDKQGGDKQQEDKEYHSLGKEFCQWFFAMLNSQNPLYGESPKEWGPQHFWDDVILKFCYNTSEQNVEEYSGAELVSLRLLSLVKEEYLYLNPNLNAGGLKCVVSTHGLVAVAVAGTVHRNTCCLGIFEQIFGLIRCPFRENTWKIKTVKLKIVGQTALEPGTPVERPCIKYEQDELQELALAEPHRF